Proteins encoded by one window of Agrobacterium vitis:
- a CDS encoding saccharopine dehydrogenase family protein, with protein MKKNVLIIGAGGVAQVVAHKCAQNNDVLGDIHIASRTKGKCDAIIASVHEKNAMKQPGVLEGHALDALDIDATKALIEKTGSQIVINVGTAFLNMSVLRACMDTGVAYIDTAIHEEPNKICETPPWYGNYEWKRAAECEEKGITAILGAGFDPGVVNAYARLAKDEYLDKVTDVDIVDINAGSHGKYFATNFDPEINFREFTGVVYSWQKGEWQVNKMFEIGKDYDLPVVGTRRAYLCGHDEVHSLAKNMDGADVRFWMGFGDHYINVFTVLKSIGLLSEQPVKLADGSEVVPLKVVKACLPDPSSLAPDYEGKTCIGDYVKGLKDGKEKTVFIYNVADHKEAYNEVGSQGISYTAGVPPVAAAMLVATGEWDVKKMANVEELPPRPFLNILNHIGLPTRIKDEDGDRALDFA; from the coding sequence ATGAAGAAGAACGTGCTCATTATCGGCGCTGGCGGCGTCGCCCAGGTCGTTGCGCATAAATGCGCCCAGAACAACGACGTATTGGGCGATATCCATATCGCCTCGCGCACCAAGGGCAAATGCGACGCCATCATCGCCTCCGTGCATGAAAAGAACGCCATGAAGCAGCCGGGCGTGCTGGAAGGCCATGCGCTCGATGCGCTGGATATCGACGCCACCAAGGCGCTGATCGAAAAGACCGGCTCGCAGATCGTCATCAATGTCGGCACCGCCTTCCTCAATATGTCGGTGTTGCGCGCCTGCATGGATACCGGCGTCGCCTATATCGACACGGCGATCCACGAAGAGCCGAACAAGATCTGTGAAACGCCGCCATGGTACGGAAACTACGAATGGAAGCGGGCCGCGGAATGTGAAGAGAAGGGCATTACCGCCATTCTCGGCGCTGGGTTCGATCCCGGCGTGGTCAATGCCTATGCCCGCCTTGCCAAGGACGAATATCTCGACAAGGTCACCGATGTCGATATCGTCGATATCAATGCCGGCAGCCATGGCAAATATTTCGCCACCAATTTTGATCCAGAAATCAATTTCCGTGAGTTTACCGGCGTCGTCTATTCCTGGCAGAAGGGCGAATGGCAGGTCAACAAGATGTTCGAGATCGGCAAGGACTACGACCTGCCGGTGGTTGGCACGCGCCGCGCCTATCTCTGCGGTCATGACGAAGTGCATTCATTGGCCAAGAACATGGACGGCGCCGATGTGCGTTTCTGGATGGGCTTCGGCGATCACTATATCAATGTGTTCACCGTGCTGAAGAGCATTGGTCTCCTGTCCGAACAGCCAGTGAAGTTGGCCGATGGCTCCGAAGTTGTGCCGCTGAAAGTGGTCAAGGCTTGCCTGCCCGACCCGTCATCGCTGGCGCCCGACTATGAAGGCAAGACCTGCATTGGCGACTATGTGAAGGGGCTGAAGGACGGCAAGGAAAAGACCGTCTTCATCTACAACGTCGCTGACCATAAGGAAGCCTATAACGAAGTCGGCTCCCAGGGCATTTCCTACACGGCTGGCGTTCCGCCCGTCGCGGCTGCCATGCTGGTGGCAACCGGCGAATGGGACGTGAAGAAAATGGCCAATGTTGAAGAATTGCCGCCACGGCCTTTCCTCAACATTCTCAACCATATCGGACTGCCGACCCGCATCAAGGATGAAGACGGCGACCGCGCGCTGGATTTTGCCTGA
- a CDS encoding acetyl/propionyl/methylcrotonyl-CoA carboxylase subunit alpha produces MKKVLIANRGEIAVRIIRACRDYGLQSVAVYADPDIDALFVQLADEAYGLSGAKPPETYLDIAKLIDIAKRSGADAVHPGYGFLSERAEFARAVIDAGLTWIGPDPQVIEALGDKVEARRIATSVGAPLVAGSDGPVDTAEEVIAFAERHGLPVAIKAAHGGGGRGLKVAWKMEEIPELYASAVREATVAFGRGECFLERFLDRPRHIEAQVIADKHGTVLVLGTRDCSLQRRNQKLVEEAPAPFLTDAQRQSIHDAAKAICAAAGYSGAGTVEFLLGVDGTISFLEVNTRLQVEHPVTEETTGIDLVIEQFRVAEGLPLAITQTPVPRGHSIEFRINAEDPGRGFLPTPGTITRFAAPSGPGVRLDSGVDTGSTIPGVYDSLMAKLIVTGATREQALQRARRALKEFQIEGVATVLPFHRAAMETADFIGTDGFKVHTRWIETDFAAMPEAAMRPEPIADTSLIRTHVEIDGKRHALGIPAQLLAGLGSLSVNAGQAAKGDAGNTPEKGAVIAPVSGTVQSFKVKDGDQVQAGDLLAVMEAMKMETQIIATSAGTVSLIASEGDYLAAGSLLLKIIA; encoded by the coding sequence ATGAAGAAAGTGCTGATCGCCAACCGAGGCGAAATCGCCGTTCGCATCATCCGCGCCTGTCGCGATTACGGGCTGCAATCGGTCGCGGTCTATGCCGATCCGGATATTGACGCATTGTTCGTGCAGCTTGCCGATGAGGCCTATGGGCTATCAGGCGCCAAGCCGCCAGAGACTTATCTCGATATCGCCAAGCTGATCGATATTGCCAAACGATCCGGGGCAGACGCCGTCCATCCCGGCTACGGCTTTCTGTCGGAGCGCGCCGAATTTGCGCGCGCGGTCATCGATGCCGGTCTGACCTGGATCGGCCCCGATCCGCAGGTTATCGAAGCGCTGGGCGACAAGGTCGAGGCACGGCGGATTGCCACCAGCGTCGGCGCGCCACTGGTGGCAGGCAGCGACGGGCCGGTGGACACCGCCGAGGAGGTCATTGCCTTTGCCGAGCGTCACGGCCTGCCGGTCGCCATCAAGGCGGCCCATGGCGGCGGTGGACGCGGCTTGAAAGTCGCCTGGAAAATGGAAGAAATCCCGGAGCTTTACGCATCGGCTGTGCGCGAAGCGACCGTGGCTTTTGGCCGGGGCGAATGCTTTCTGGAACGCTTCCTCGACCGGCCGCGCCATATCGAAGCGCAGGTGATTGCCGATAAGCACGGCACCGTGCTGGTGCTCGGCACCCGCGATTGCTCCTTGCAGCGGCGAAACCAGAAACTGGTGGAAGAGGCTCCTGCCCCCTTCCTCACCGATGCTCAACGCCAATCCATCCATGATGCCGCCAAGGCAATCTGCGCGGCAGCGGGCTATAGCGGTGCGGGAACGGTGGAGTTCCTGCTGGGTGTCGATGGCACGATTTCCTTCCTCGAGGTGAATACCCGGCTACAGGTTGAGCATCCGGTGACGGAAGAAACCACTGGCATCGATCTCGTCATCGAACAGTTCCGGGTAGCAGAAGGCCTGCCCCTGGCGATCACGCAAACACCGGTCCCACGCGGCCATTCCATTGAGTTTCGCATCAATGCCGAAGATCCGGGTCGTGGCTTTCTGCCAACGCCCGGCACCATCACCCGGTTTGCGGCCCCGTCCGGCCCCGGCGTGCGGCTCGATAGCGGTGTGGATACCGGCTCAACCATTCCTGGCGTCTATGATTCGTTGATGGCCAAGCTGATCGTTACCGGTGCCACCCGCGAGCAAGCCTTGCAAAGGGCAAGACGCGCCCTGAAGGAATTCCAGATCGAAGGCGTGGCAACCGTACTCCCCTTCCACCGTGCCGCCATGGAAACCGCCGATTTCATCGGCACCGACGGCTTCAAGGTCCATACCCGTTGGATCGAGACCGATTTCGCCGCCATGCCCGAGGCGGCCATGCGACCGGAGCCCATCGCTGACACGTCGCTGATCCGCACCCATGTGGAAATCGATGGCAAGCGCCATGCCCTCGGCATTCCCGCCCAGCTTCTCGCCGGGCTTGGCAGTCTCTCAGTCAATGCCGGACAGGCAGCTAAAGGCGATGCGGGAAATACGCCGGAAAAAGGCGCCGTCATCGCACCGGTGTCCGGCACGGTTCAATCCTTCAAGGTGAAGGATGGAGATCAAGTTCAGGCAGGTGATCTTCTCGCTGTTATGGAGGCGATGAAGATGGAGACGCAGATCATCGCGACATCAGCCGGCACCGTCAGTCTCATTGCCAGCGAAGGCGACTATCTGGCTGCGGGAAGCCTGCTCTTGAAGATTATCGCGTAA